CGCCGGTCTCGGTATCTTCTACCCCGGCGACGACGCTGAGGCAGTCTTCGAGAACTACCGTGAAGCAGCGGCCGACGCCCCGGACGAGGTGACGACCATCGCACTCAACAGTCACGTTCCGGGACTGCCTCCGATGCCGGAGGAACTCGTCGGAGAGGACGCTGTTGCAGTCTTAGGCTGTTACATCGGTGACGACCCGGAAGAAGGAATGGCGGCGCTGCAACCCTTCCGTGAACTCGCGGACGACCCGCTTCTCGACATGAGCGAACCGATGCCGTACCTGATGCTCCACCAACTCGGGACGATGATGTTCCCTGAGGGACGCAACTACTGCCATCGGTCGTGTTTCGTCGACGACCTCTCCGAGGACGTTATCGACGCAATCATCGAGCACACCGACGAGGCCGTGTCACACCTGTCCGGTATCGGTGTGTGGCACATGGGCGGTGCAGTGAGTGACGTGGATTCGGACGCGACTGCATACCCACACCGTGATGCGGAGTACATGATTACGGTGGAGGCGAACTGGGACGAAGGCGACGACGACGCCAACATCGAGTGGACTCGTGCGGGTGACGACCTGTTCCGAACCCTCGGTGGGTACGGTGCGTACGGCGGCTTCACGGGTGTCAGTGAGCGAGATGGAGAAGACGCCGCTGAACGCGTGTACGGCGAGAACTTCGAGCGACTCGCCGAAATCAAAGCACGGTACGACGAGTCGAACGACCTCGACAAGAACGTGAACGTCGCTCCGGCCGACGACTAACCGGCGGTACCGTCGTTCACGCGTACTCTCCTGTCGGACCACCCCACGCGGCCGAGGTTTCAGGAGGATGAGGAACTGTACGGTTTCTCTTCGAGGTGGCTAGTCGACCCTATGTTGGCTTCGTTTCGTTCGCACAGAACGGATAATCTTCACGAAAGAAGATTACAATATGGTTCCCGCCCTACTCTCAGTAGAATGGCTGAAACGAAATCGTCGGGTGGGGAGCTTGCGGAGACTCATCTCGAAGGAGAGGTCGCTCAGACCGAAGCCGCATATCGTCGGGCAGAACTGCAGTTCTGGAACCAGTACGGAATCGACCCCGAAGAACACTTCGTCGAACTCGACACCGTGGGTACCACCATCCGAGTTCAAGCGGTCGGGAGCGGTGACCCCGTCCTTCTTCTCCACGGGTCACCGACCAGCGGCACAATCTTCGCGCCGCTGGTGGCCTCCCTCGACGGATTCAGATGTTTGATACCGGACCTGCCTCCCGGTGGGCTCTCGGCACCGTTCGAGATTACGAAGGACAACGTCACCACCTGGCTTGAGCATCTGGTGACGGACACTCTCGATGCGATGGGAGTCGAGCGTGCCCACCTCGTCGCATCGTCTTCAGGGAGTGCGCTGGCGATGAAAGCAGCGCTGCGTGCACCTGAGCGAGTGCAGGGAATCGTCCATCTCGGTGCACCGTGGTTAGTCGAGGATATTCCCGTTCCCTTCGGTGAGAAGCTGATGCTCGTGCCAGGTGTGAGTCGGGTGTTGACGGCGATGACACCGGGACGGAGGATGCAAGTCTCGATGCTGAAGTCGATTGGCCATGGCAAGAGCATCGAAGCCGGCCGGATTCCAGACGCGTACTGGGCCTGGTCCGACGCACTGTTCGCCGAGACCGGAACGTATGCAGACCAGATGCGCACCCTCCCAGCCTTCAGGGGCAGCGGGCTGGACTACGACCCAGCGTTGAAGCTCAGAGACGATGCTCTCTCTCGACAGGGTCCCACTCTCGTAATCTGGGGGACGGACGAGGGGTTGGCGTCGAAAGACGACGCCCAGTCGCTGGTGGACCGCATCCCGGGAGCACGGCTGGAACTGGTAGCCGACGCCGGCCATCTTCCATGGCTCGACTTCCCTGAAGAGGTGGCAGCGTCTGTGCGGCGGTTCCTGAGCGACGTCGAGTGACAGAACCCGAGGCTTTGGCTGTCCTGCTGACTACAGTTCTCTGGATTCAGTAGCTACTCTACGTCTGCTGCGACTCGTTCGAGCTCCGCGACCGTGTTCACGTTCGTCACCGATGCCTGTCCGACCTGTGGAAGCTCGTCGATATCGACGTAGTCGACGTCGCCGAGTTCGGTGAGCAACGCACCGAACCCGTCATCTACTGACAGTCTGTCCCGACAGTCGATGACTGACTCACGTCGGTACACTGCGTGAAGTGGTTCGTACTGGCCGCGAGAGACCGGAACAACTGCGCAAGGGTGGCACGCAGCGGTTCGCGTGGCTCGTTCGAACGTTCCTGTGACTGTGCTGGCATCGACCAGTGGCATGTCACACCCGACTGTGAACAGCCACCGCGTCGACGCGGTTTCACACGCGGACAGCAATCCTGCGAGTGGTCCCGTAAGTTCGTCGTCGTCCATCACGAACCGCACGTCCCACGCTGACGGGAGGGTTCTGGAGAAGCGGTCCCGTTGCGCCTCGGTTCGAACTGCGACGAGAGGGGGCTGTTTTGTCGCGGACGAAAGCGCTCTGACGACGCGTTCGACGAGCGTCTCGCCGTCGAGCGTGGCGAGTGCTTTATTGCCGTCTTCGAACCGGCTGCTGCTCCCACCGGCGAGAACCACACCAGTCACGTCGGCTGCGGACTCACTCATGCGGAGTACTCTTCGGTTCCAGCCATCGTTTCGAGCGTGTGCGGGTCGGTTCCCGGAGTGAGGTGCCGTGCGTCGAGGACAGCGACGGCTTTCACGGTTC
The genomic region above belongs to Haloferax marinisediminis and contains:
- a CDS encoding FAD-binding oxidoreductase; its protein translation is MSNTASEKPLDEDVAELAMSLRGDIVSPDDESYDETRSVWNGLVDTHPSLIVQCDGAADVAKGMTFATEHGIPYSVRGGAHNQSGSSMVEDGIVLDVSRIDHVRVSPDEQVAQVGAGCRARDALIEAQHYGLAMPTGSAGDVGIPGSTLGGAIGWMRRKHGLGIDALRSVDVVTPDGDLVTASESENEDLFWAVRGGGGNFGVVTNFEFELYEVPPIVAGLGIFYPGDDAEAVFENYREAAADAPDEVTTIALNSHVPGLPPMPEELVGEDAVAVLGCYIGDDPEEGMAALQPFRELADDPLLDMSEPMPYLMLHQLGTMMFPEGRNYCHRSCFVDDLSEDVIDAIIEHTDEAVSHLSGIGVWHMGGAVSDVDSDATAYPHRDAEYMITVEANWDEGDDDANIEWTRAGDDLFRTLGGYGAYGGFTGVSERDGEDAAERVYGENFERLAEIKARYDESNDLDKNVNVAPADD
- a CDS encoding alpha/beta fold hydrolase, whose amino-acid sequence is MAETKSSGGELAETHLEGEVAQTEAAYRRAELQFWNQYGIDPEEHFVELDTVGTTIRVQAVGSGDPVLLLHGSPTSGTIFAPLVASLDGFRCLIPDLPPGGLSAPFEITKDNVTTWLEHLVTDTLDAMGVERAHLVASSSGSALAMKAALRAPERVQGIVHLGAPWLVEDIPVPFGEKLMLVPGVSRVLTAMTPGRRMQVSMLKSIGHGKSIEAGRIPDAYWAWSDALFAETGTYADQMRTLPAFRGSGLDYDPALKLRDDALSRQGPTLVIWGTDEGLASKDDAQSLVDRIPGARLELVADAGHLPWLDFPEEVAASVRRFLSDVE
- a CDS encoding molybdenum cofactor guanylyltransferase — encoded protein: MSESAADVTGVVLAGGSSSRFEDGNKALATLDGETLVERVVRALSSATKQPPLVAVRTEAQRDRFSRTLPSAWDVRFVMDDDELTGPLAGLLSACETASTRWLFTVGCDMPLVDASTVTGTFERATRTAACHPCAVVPVSRGQYEPLHAVYRRESVIDCRDRLSVDDGFGALLTELGDVDYVDIDELPQVGQASVTNVNTVAELERVAADVE